The following are from one region of the Silene latifolia isolate original U9 population chromosome 9, ASM4854445v1, whole genome shotgun sequence genome:
- the LOC141601688 gene encoding uncharacterized protein LOC141601688 — MEVLSRYLRVICKQPNVSYHPKCTQLNLTHLIFADDLMIFTRGDIPSVAAVVQVLDNFGRLSGLKANPDKTSIYFGGVHPVVQSAILQFTNFSHSTFPFRYLGVPLNVSRLCLDHFGPLLTKVQGAIHHWTTSFLSYAGRLQLINSVLMGLQTYWCSTILLPKGVIKLLNRSSKNFFWQVTNGCRHMTMKSWKSICFPWIEGGFGIKELLSWNRALLLRWLWQIEHSDGLWARWHIVYALNGSTIWTVKSADRFSESFRSILAVRDFCLQKFGNHNAVQDFLHSCVKHGKFTLTTAYDGVRAPGTIYNWAKALTHPIIIPAHWVTTSLAAEMKLATSDNIIRKGLILVNRCSLCKNNSETHSHLFFHCSYSKLLWEALLSWISIMRPAMDLQREIRWSQSRRHRRHWKYSWYVSSLTVAINQIWHERNLRIFTGQERPVSILLQTIKYTVGIRMIARGHGSRLDALVEFVPS; from the coding sequence ATGGAAGTGCTCTCTAGATACTTAAGAGTTATTTGCAAGCAACCTAATGTTTCTTATCACCCCAAATGTACTCAACTGAACCTCACCCATCTCAtctttgctgatgatttaatGATTTTTACTCGGGGAGATATTCCTTCTGTAGCTGCTGTTGTCCAGGTTCTTGATAATTTTGGCAGGCTTTCTGGTCTCAAAGCAAATCCTGATAAGACTTCCATCTATTTTGGAGGTGTGCATCCTGTTGTTCAGTCTGCTATTTTACAGTTCACCAACTTTTCCCATAGTACTTTCCCCTTTAGATACTTGGGGGTCCCCCTCAATGTATCTAGGCTCTGTCTTGATCATTTTGGACCCCTCCTTACTAAGGTTCAGGGGGCAATTCATCATTGGACAACCTCTTTCCTGAGTTATGCTGGGCGTTTGCAGTTGATTAACTCAGTGCTGATGGGACTACAAACTTATTGGTGTTCTACCATTCTTTTGCCTAAGGGGGTAATCAAGTTACTTAATAGATCGAGTAAAAATTTCTTTTGGCAAGTTACCAATGGTTGCAGGCACATGACTATGAAAAGTTGGAAATCTATTTGTTTTCCCTGGATTGAGGGTGGATTTGGTATTAAGGAGCTTCTCTCTTGGAATAGAGCCTTGCTTCTCAGGTGGCTTTGGCAAATTGAGCACTCTGATGGTCTTTGGGCACGTTGGCACATAGTATATGCTCTGAATGGAAGTACTATCTGGACTGTGAAATCTGCTGATAGATTTTCTGAAAGTTTCAGAAGTATACTGGCAGTTAGAGATTTTTGTCTTCAGAAATTTGGGAATCACAATGCTGTACAAGATTTTCTCCACAGTTGTGTGAAGCATGGCAAATTTACTCTAACCACTGCTTATGATGGTGTGCGAGCTCCTGGTACTATTTATAACTGGGCCAAAGCTCTAACTCACCCCATCATTATCCCTGCACACTGGGTTACAACCTCCCTTGCTGCTGAAATGAAATTGGCTACTTCTGACAACATCATCAGGAAGGGATTGATCTTGGTTAACAGATGCTCTTTGTGTAAAAATAATTCTGAAACCCATTCCCATTTATTCTTTCACTGTTCTTATTCTAAGCTGCTATGGGAAGCTCTGTTGAGTTGGATTTCTATTATGAGACCTGCTATGGATTTACAAAGGGAGATTCGATGGAGCCAAAGCCGGAGGCATAGAAGACATTGGAAATACAGTTGGTATGTGTCAAGTCTTACAGTGGCAATCAACCAAATTTGGCATGAAAGAAATCTGCGGATTTTTACAGGGCAGGAACGGCCTGTTAGCATCCTCCTACAAACTATTAAGTATACTGTTGGCATTCGAATGATTGCTCGTGGTCATGGTAGCAGATTGGATGCTTTAGTAGAGTTTGTTCCTAGTTGA
- the LOC141601689 gene encoding protein FAR1-RELATED SEQUENCE 5-like, which produces MDYSKYTIVPYKNDAYKQNFMDHYREWKVRQFSSKWFDGDDIPVEMDVPSHSRPLHPFLTNQAFLRIFFNRLGRVEKRNMAMVCKGWSMWFLIETEPEVKERDYYRGAVHGNENGVITITKNYRLLERFCICTTMSSRAEIIRHHKRQERQFLKQREEEYEIEEQQGVKESRKRKRTDTDTDTAENDAESDVTDISHVRPITIIDCRALVLFKYQENGTYIVTRFHKAHNHPLASPESAIFLKGNRKMTEVHKQFVTKVKVLKLGGVKAYRGWKELCGGYDNIGATKVDFKNFVRDIKTYICNFDAQMFVENLIGRKDTCSSFYFDFIVDENKCLAGVFWADLICIKNYMLFGEVLSADATYGTNKYDMVFVPFTGVDHHKRCITFGAGLIGDESIECYTWLFKTFLEAMDGCQPRIIITDQDKSMKSVVPEVFKESTHRLCMWHIMKKLREKVSYQLFQDEDFKTRLNRCVWNNQLEPDEFEEQWRKIMTDYQLVEHEWFSDLYDLREQWIPAYFKDVSMSGLMRFLTPHLTLVEFWVCYESALEAQRHKQSKLNSDNKHSEIPWKTKSNLEVHASEMYSHNIFKHFQTELVVALSDCRFKDVEKIDETKIYILTDLQMPNKSWNVEYSPDNMEITCSSSMFQRMGLLCEHSLWILHNQDFRKIPNKDIMQRWTKAAMSKPVFDKDGKLIDVSQKFSDRKSLSTELWQEVYF; this is translated from the exons atggacTACTCAAAATACACGATAGTTCCCTACAAGAATGATGCTTACAAACAAAATTTCATGGACCATTATAGGGAATGGAAAGTAAGACAGTTTTCTTCAAAATGGTTTGATGGAGATGACATTcctgtggagatggatgtaccatctcACAGTCGTCCTTTACATCCTTTCCTTACTAATCAGGCATTCCTCCGGATTTTTTTTAATCGACTTGGGAGGGTAGAAAAGAGAAACATGGCCATGGTGTGCAAGGGCTGGTCAATGTGGTTCCTTATAGAGACGGAGCCAGAGGTAAAGGAGAGGGATTATTACCGGGGCGCGGTTCACGGAAATGAAAATGgtgtaataactatcacaaagaATTATCGGCTCCTTGAAAGATTCTGCATCTGCACGACTATGTCTAGTCGTGcagaaataattagacatcacAAAAGACAAGAACGACAATTTTTAAAGCAAAGAgaagaagaatatgaaattgaggaACA GCAAGGTGTAAAGGAAAGTAGGAAAAGGAAGAGGACTGATACTGATACTGATACTGCTGAGAATGATGCAGAATCTGATGTGACAGACATAAGCCATGTGAGGCCGATTACAATAATTGACTGTCGTGCATTAGTGCTGTTTAAATACCAAGAAAATGGAACTTATATTGTTACCAGATTCCATAAAGCGCATAACCATCCACTTGCTTCGCCTGAATCTGCAATATTCTTGAAAGGAAACCGAAAAATGACAGAGGTACATAAGCAATTTGTCACAAAGGTAAAGGTGCTAAAACTAGGTGGTGTGAAAGCCTATAGAGGTTGGAAGGAGCTGTGTGGAGGTTACGACAACATTGGGGCTACAAAGGTTGATTTCAAAAACTTTGTCAGGGACATAAAAACCTACATTTGTAATTTTGATGCACAAATGTTTGTTGAAAATCTTATTGGGAGAAAAGACACATGCagttcattttactttgattttatagTAGATGAAAACAAGTGCCTGGCTGGAGTGTTTTGGGCAGATCTGATCTGCATAAAGAACTACATGCTGTTCGGTGAGGTTTTATCAGCAGATGCTACATATggaacaaacaagtacgatatggtgTTTGTGCCTTTCACTGGAGTTGATCACCATAAAAGGTGCATAACGTTTGGAGCTGGGTTGATAGGTGATGAAAGTATTGAGTGTTATACATGGCTGTTCAAGACATTTTTGGAAGCAATGGACGGGTGCCAACCGAGAATTATAATTACTGATCAGGACAAATCAATGAAGTCGGTAGTCCCGGAAGTGTTTAAGGAGTCAACACACAGACTGTGCATGTGGCACATAATGAAGAAACTAAGAGAGAAAGTCAGTTATCAACTGTTTCAAGATGAGGATTTTAAGACCAGGCTCAAtaggtgtgtttggaacaaccaacTTGAGCCTGATGAATTCGAAGAACAATGGAGGAAGATAATGACTGATTATCAACTTGTAGAACACGAGTGGTTTTCAGATTTGTACGATCTCAGGGAACAGTGGATCCCTGCCTATTTTAAAGATGTTTCAATGTCTGGCTTGATGAGG TTCCTCACACCTCATTTGACCCTTGTTGAGTTTTGGGTGTGCTATGAGAGTGCCTTGGAAGCACAAAGACACAAGCAGTCCAAATTGAACAGTGACAACAAACACTCTGAAATCCCATGGAAAACAAAGTCAAACCTTGAAGTCCATGCTTCTGAAATGTACTCGCACAACATTTTCAAACACTTCCAAACAGAATTGGTTGTAGCTTTGTCTGATTGCCGTTTTAAAGATGTggagaagattgatgagacaaaaatatatattctaacAGACTTGCAGATGCCAAATAAGTCATGGAACGTAGAATATTCACCAGATAACATGGAGATTACTTGTTCCTCTTCTATGTTTCAGAGAATGGGCTTGTTGTGCGAGCACTCGCTTTGGATTCTACACAACCAAGATTTTCGGAAAATACCGAACAAAGACATAATGCAAAGATGGACAAAAGCTGCAATGAGTAAGCCTGTCTTTGATAAAGATGGCAAACTGATAGATGTCTCTCAAAAGTTTTCTGACCGGAAAAGTTTGAGTACTGAGTTGTGGCAAGAGGTTTATTTTTGA